In the Aggregatilinea lenta genome, TACTCGATGAAGTCGGTCGACGCGCGGGTGGCATCTTCCAGGTGCAGCCGGGGCCGGATGCCCGCGTCGAGCGCCATGCGCACCGCGTCGAGGTAGGTCGAGGCGGCCTGCTCGCGGCCCCCCGGCGTGAACTTGTGGAAGGTGTGGTAGTCGGAGATGGACGCCAGCATGCCCGTCTCGCGCACGCCCAGCGCCCCGATCAACGCCACGTCCTTGCGCGCGGCACGGATCCAGGTCGTCGGTTGGATCGGCGCGCCGCCCTGGTAGCGCTCCAACGCGCCTTCGAGCGCGGCCCGGTCCGAGGGGCGGTAGACGAAAAACTCCGCCTGCCGGATCGCGCCGCTCTGCCCGGTGAAGCGGCACAGAATGTCGTAAATCGTCAGGCTCGACTCAGTCGTGAGCGGGATGCCGCCCTGCTGCCCGTCGCGATGCGTCGTCTCGGTCGTCCACGCTTCGGCGGGGAGCGTCGCCGGGCGCGGGTCCCAAACGTACTGCGGAAAGTTGTCGCGTGGGAAGCTATCCAGGAAATAGTCGGGTGTTTGCGGTTCTAAAGACATGGTCAATTTCCTCTTGGGGGAGCGGCAGGCCCGGAATGCAGAAATCCAGTTAACTGACTAAGGTGACGCCATTGATATGATCATATGATCATTTGATGATTGGAGGATACAACGCGTTGAAAAAACATACAGCCGTCAAAATCACCAAAAGGGAGTAAAAGGGGAAAATTGCTTATAAGAATTTGAACAAACGTTCTAATTACGGTATAATTTGTGAGTTCATTTTGACAGGTGAGCGGAGTTCACCTATCATCCCCATTAGCACTGCATGGCGGAAGGAGCAGACGATGGCTGGGTACCAGTACACGATCATTATCGGTAATGTCGGGCGCGATCCCGAAATGCGCTACACGCAGAGCGGCGTGGCGGTGTGCGATTTCAGCGTGGCCGTATCGCGCCGCTGGACCGACCGCACCACCAACGAGCGGCGCGAGCAGACCACGTGGTTCCGCGTGACGGCCTGGCGCGCACTGGCGGAGACGGTCAACCAGTACGTCCACAAGGGGATGCAGATCATGGTGACCGGCATGGTCGAGGCGTCGGCGTTCATGGGTCAGGATGGCCAGCCGCGCGCTTCGCTGGATCTGACCGCGCAGGATGTGCAGTTCCTCGGCCAGCGCGGCGACGCGATGGAGTCGTCGGGCGAGGGCTACCCGGAAGACGCGCAAGACCTGCCCTTCTAGGCCAGCGCACGGTCCAAAAGGTGCATCACCATTGCAAGACCAGACAGCCGGACGGGTTCGCCTTTACGGCTGTTTCTTGTCATCTACACGCCGTGTAGATGGTGAACCATTTGTTTTTGGCACCGACGAAAGGTTCTACGCATGGCTGAACCGAGCAAGCCGCCCGCGGAGGGCGCAAAGCGCCAGCTCAATCTGGAAATTCCCGCCGATCTACCCGCGACCTACGCCAACTTTGCGATCATTTCGCACTCCCCGTGGGAGATCTTCCTCGACTTCGCGCAGATTTTGCCCAACGTGCCCAAGGCGCGCGTCCGCACGCGGCTGGTGCTGACGCCCGCCAACGCCAAAATGCTGCTGCGCGCGCTGCAAGACAACATCACGCGCTATGAACAGCAGCATGGTGAGATCACGCTGCCGCCGCGCGCGCCGTCTCTGGCCGACCAGTTATTCCGCACGATCCATACCGACGATCCGGGCGACACGCCGGACGACACCCCGGAAGGTGAGCCTGAGAATGAGTAACGCCAATTACGAAGCCATCGACGCCATTGCGGAGGAAATCCGCGCGACCTTCGAGGCGAAAAACGCCGCCCGCGACGCCGCGATCAACCAATCGCGCACGCTGATCCGCTACTGTGCCAACGCGATCCGCGCGGTGCACCGCCGCGAGTGGGACGAGGCGCAGCAGCGTCTGGAAACCGCCCGCGAGTCCGCCGACTTGATGCGCGCCGCCGTAGCGGATTACCCGGACCTGTATTATTCCGGCTACACGCAGGATGCGCTCAAGGAGTTCGTGGAGGCCAATGCGACCTATGCGCTGGTGCGCGGCGAGGCGCTGCCGACGCCCGCGTCACTGGACGTGAGTGAGGCCACGTATCTGAACGGCATGGCCGAGGCCGCAACCGAGCTGCGCCGCCAGATCCTCGACATCCTGCGCCAGGGGCATTCCGACGAGGCCGAGCGCCTGCTGGCCGCGATGGACGCCATTTACGGTGTGCTGATCACGTTCGACTTTCCCGACGCCATCACGGGCGGGCTGCGCCGCCGGACCGACACCGTGCGCGGCGTGCTGGAACGCACGCGCGGCGACCTGACCAGCAGCCTGCGCCAGCAGCTCCTGCGCGATGCACTGGCCCGGCTGGAAGGGCGCATTGGGCTGAACGCGTCGGACGCCGAGAGCCTGGATCTGGACACGGGCGCAGACGACGAAAACGACGTATCATAGGGGCATCAGCCAGCCGTAGGGCTGTGCCGCCCGCGCCGGACGCTGCATCAGCG is a window encoding:
- a CDS encoding single-stranded DNA-binding protein — protein: MAGYQYTIIIGNVGRDPEMRYTQSGVAVCDFSVAVSRRWTDRTTNERREQTTWFRVTAWRALAETVNQYVHKGMQIMVTGMVEASAFMGQDGQPRASLDLTAQDVQFLGQRGDAMESSGEGYPEDAQDLPF
- a CDS encoding DUF3467 domain-containing protein, which translates into the protein MAEPSKPPAEGAKRQLNLEIPADLPATYANFAIISHSPWEIFLDFAQILPNVPKARVRTRLVLTPANAKMLLRALQDNITRYEQQHGEITLPPRAPSLADQLFRTIHTDDPGDTPDDTPEGEPENE
- a CDS encoding haloacid dehalogenase produces the protein MSNANYEAIDAIAEEIRATFEAKNAARDAAINQSRTLIRYCANAIRAVHRREWDEAQQRLETARESADLMRAAVADYPDLYYSGYTQDALKEFVEANATYALVRGEALPTPASLDVSEATYLNGMAEAATELRRQILDILRQGHSDEAERLLAAMDAIYGVLITFDFPDAITGGLRRRTDTVRGVLERTRGDLTSSLRQQLLRDALARLEGRIGLNASDAESLDLDTGADDENDVS